The DNA segment TTCGGGACAATCTCGGGCACGGAATTCATCGACAACGACGCCAATAACTCCTTCAACACCGGCGACTCGCCGCTGCCGGGCGTCACGGTCCAGTTGCTCAATGCGGCCAGCCAGGTCGTCGACTCGAAGGTCACGGCCGCCGACGGAACTTACGCCTTCACTAATGTCGTGCCAGGCACCTACACGGTGCATGAAACGGATCCCGGTAACGGCCTGGTGCCCACCAGTTCCACGATCGGCAACGATAGTGGCACACAAGTGGGCGTCGACACGATCAGTTCGATCGTGATTGGCAACGGCACGGTTGCGTCAGGGTACAACTTCGGCACGCAGAGCAACATTCCACCGATCGTGCAGGTACGGTTAGCGGCTACGGCGCTCGACGGCAGCGCGCTGCCCTCTACGATTCCCGGCGGATCGAAGTTCTGGCTGTACGAGTATGTGACCGATTTGCGGCAACCGACGAGCGACGCGCTGGGCGTCGAAGAGGCCTATTCGACGATCACGTTCGACTCGTCGAAGTTCCAGGTGGTGAGCCCGCTCACTTTTGCCCCGAATTATCAGTTCAGCGAATCGCCATCGAATGGACAGGCGCCAACGAACCTGGCCAACGTCGGCGCCTTTGCCGGCACGACCAGCTTCCCCTCGTTAAACTTGGGGAATCAAGGGAGCCAGGAGCAGCTTGTCTTCCAAGTCGAGCTCGAGGCTGTGGGCGGTGGCTCTTCGGACATCACCGTAGGCCTGCCGACCAGCACGCCGTTGAATCCGCTCGGGATCGCCGTGTTTGCCGATCCGCCGGCGTTGGATTCGCCGCTATTGACGGCCTCGCAAGTGCATTTCATCGGCCTGAGCAATTTGCAGACGACCGAGCCGACGTTCGTATCGATCGATTCGCCGGTGACGGTGACAAACAGCAGCACGGCCGGCGCCACCACGCCGTTGAATTTCACGGTGCACCTGAGCCAGCCGTCGCCCGTGCCGATCACGGTCACTTATACGACGCAAGACATCGGCAGCGATAATGCCGTCGGTGGCAATACGGCCTCGACACCTGGCGCGGATTACGTCCTGCCCGATTTCGACGGCACGCCCGCCAATGAAAACGTCGGCGAGTTCACCATACCCGCCAACACGCAGGACCTGACAGTACCGTTGGTGCAGGCGATCGGGAATTCCCTGAACCAGGCCGACAAGAGTTTCCATGTCGTCCTTACGAGTGCGGATAACAACATCGTCGTGTCGCAGTCGGCGAACTCCTCGCAAGCCGTTATCCAGTCGGCGGTGCCGCAGCCCACGATCACGGTGCAGCCGACTTCCGGAAGCGAGGGAGATGTTGCCACCTTCAGCGTGACCGTCTCGGCCGGCAGCGGGCAAACGATCACGGTCCACTACGAGACGACCGCCAGCAGCCCGCAAAGCGCGATCCCGGGAACCGATTTCCAAGTCACCTCGGGCGACTTGACGTTCTTGCCAAGCAACACGGGCTCGACGCAAACGGTGCAGATCGCTCTGCCATTCGATCCGAGTGAAGTGCCGCCCACGACGTTCCAGTTCGTGCTGTCGGCGGCCACGAACGCCACGCTATCCGGCGGCCAGTCACAGCTCGCCGTGCTCGGCACGATTCTGCCGCCGGCGACCGGCAGCCTGTCGGGATTTGTCTATCACGACATCAACGGCAACGGCCTGCGCGATGCGGGCGAAACGGGATATGCCGGCGTCACCGTTGCTCTGACGGGTACGACGATCTTCGGTCAGCAAGTGAGTCTGACGACCACGACCGCGGCCGACGGCTCGTACGTGTTCAGCCACCTGGTGGCAGGGCATTACGTCATCAAAGAGACGCAGCCGTTGATCTTCCTTGAGGGGCTCGATCACATCGGCACTCAAGGCGGCGATGCGTCCGTCCAGGATCAATTCACGATCGATCTGGGGAACGGCGTCGCCGGAACCAATAACAACTTCGGCGAAGGTGACGTCAACCCGAATATGTTCTGGTGGCCGTACTTCTAAAATCGGCCCTATCGACAGTCGTAAGAGAAGCCGTGCGCGCCGCGCCTCAATTGTCGAAGTGCGGCTGTCCACTACCAGCGATACTCGAAGCCGGTCGTAAAGCCCTGCAGCCACATGTCGGTCGGGTTGTTGAGGAACATCGGCCGTGCGACGACTTGCGGCGCACCGGGCGTATAGGGCGGATTGACGACGAAATCGATCTCGTTCCCCGGTCGTACCAGCCGCGTGATGTACGTGAAGTTGTAACCGACCGTGGCCCGCCAGCCGGGCGTGATCTGATAGCCGAGCTTCAGGTTCAGCTCCGGAATCATCGAGAACTGGTTGCGGCGATAGACGCCCATGTTGCTGGGCTGTGTGAGTAGGCCGCCGGCATAGTCGGTCGATGTGGTGCCGGTGCGAACGCGCGTGAACCCGTCGATGTTGACGATTTCATTCATGTTGCCCAGGGCGATCTTGCCGGTCGTTTCCAGCACCCAGCGGCCCTTGCGGATATCGCTGAACAGCCCGATATCGCCACCGTTGAAATTGTTCTTTACCCCGAAACTATCCAGGTTTTGAAAGCCTGCGCCAGCCGGCAGTCCGCCACCGACGGTATTGATGTTGTCCTGAATTTGAATGCCTTCCTCAGTGCGGAACCAGCGGTAGCCGCCCACGAGGAACATGCGATGGTCGTGCAGCAGGTTGACGCCGATCAAGCGTTTGAGCAGCACATTGGCCGACTGGATCGAGCTGGACGAGGTGATATGGATGCTACCGTCGAGATTCAACGTGCCACCGCCCGGCCCCACGAAGTTCGGGTACGCTACCAGCAGCGCCGATTGGGCCGGCGGCTGCGCCGGTAAATGCGGCGGCGGCGGCGTGAGTGTCGGCGGGGCTGGATTGAAGTAGGGACGGGCCAAGATAGGGTCCGACGTGGATCCGTTACTGAAGATCGACGTGGCGTTGTAGTTCGTCGTCTCGGTGCCGAGGGCGTAGTAATTACCTTCCACGGCCAGCACGTCGCCCACGAGCCATGCGCCCAGGGTAACGCGGCCGCCGCTGCGCATGTCCGTATTCAGCCGTTGGTCGCCGAACAGGATGCTCGTACCCGGCTGGCCCAGAACGCCGGCCTGGTTTTGCGGAGTGCCCAGCGGGCTGGTGGTGACCAAGGGGGGAACGTGATTTCCCTTGACCCAGAAGCCCAGGTAGTCGAAATCGGCCCACATCGAGCGGCACGAGTAAATCTCGTTCCACAAGACGTTGGTCGTAGGCACGGAGCGGACCGCCGCCATGAAACTGCTCATTTGCTGCGGCGAACCGTAGCCGTCGCAGTCGCCGTCGACGTATTCCTCGTCGCCGCCGGCTTGAGGTGCTGATGGCACCTCTTCGCCTGCGGAGTAGTCGTTGTTCGTGGATGCGTAGTGCATCATTTGCGGCGCGGGGACATTCCCTTGTGTACTTGCCATCAAGGCATTGATGCGGTTGTTCGCCGATTGCGGAAGTACGGCGACCTGAGGATCAATAAGCTCCGAAGCCGCGGACTCGTCCGCTCCGAAGCCAAACGAGGGGCCCAGAGAGGGCGCCGATACCTGGCTGATCGCCGCGGCCGGCGTGTTCTCGACAGCCGCAGCTTTCGCTTGCTGCCGTTTGAGGTAATACGAGTCGACCACGCCCTTGGTCGGAGTGGGGGCCCGGGGGGATTGTCCCCAGGCGACCACAGCGAACTGGGCAATGGCCGCTATCAAAACTGCGACGCGGATCATGCCTATTGACCCCCCGATGAAAGTCCAAACCGTCGGCCGGCCGTGCCAGTTCTGACGGTTGTGCGGTATATGCCAGATCGTCCGAATGATCCGATTCTTCCAAAGAATCGGGGGCTCCCGGCATAGTCTCCCGCGCTTTCCGGAGTGATGCGGGGCACGTAGCTTTCCACGGTCCCTCATTCTGCCCGCGGCAGTTACGAGGCGCGGTCGTGTTTGCATGCCCGCGGGAGGACTGTCGGCAGCCCCTGGACGGAAACTGCGCATACGGCTGCCAGGCAGGGGGCGTCAGCTTCGGAAATCGGGGGGCGAATCGTCTCCGAGGACCGTTTAGCGCGAGCGAAGCAAGGCGGGGGGTGACGCGGAGAGTGCCGCAATTTCGCGATTCGCAAACTTTAACTTTTTAATTGACTATTCTGCCACCCCAGCGGATATTCGGTAGAACTTTCAATTTTTTCCGTCCCCGATAAGGAACAGAGCCTCAACAGGGCCCTGCGGTGGGCGGGATGCGGGTCAACAGGGGAGGGCCTCTCCGTGGGTTTCTGGCAATTGTCTCGCGCGCGCCGGGCGCTCTTTAGTAAGAAGAAGGATTTGCTAGGTGCCACGCTAGCGCGGCGCAGCTCCAACCTGTTCATCGAACCGCTCGAAGAGCGCTTGCTGTTCTCGATTGCGCCGACCTTGGTTTCGGTCATCAGCAATATCCCCACGGACGGCGCCTCGCTGAGCACGGATCCCAACCATCCGACCGCCTTCACGCAAGCTCCGCAGCAACTGATCCTGAATTTCGACAGCAGCCAGACCATCGACCCCACGACGCTGGCAGCCGGAATTCAGATCGTGCGCGCGAATGGCGACAGCATCATCGGCAATTCAAACGACATTGCGCTGGTCGCGCAGCCGTCGAATCCCGTGGCCACCAAGTCCTACGATTACTTCGAGGGGATTCCCGAGCAGACCAACCAGGTCGTGATTCGTTTTCTGAACACGCTTCCTGATGACACCTATCAAATCTCGGTCACCAGCGCGCTGAAGAATACTTCAGGGCAATCGGTCAGCAATCCTCAGTCGCTCAAGTTCTCGCTCAACTACGGCGCCCAGGTGTCAGCCGTCGTGCCGCAACCGGTGACGCGCGTTAACGGAGTGCTGACGCAGGCGGCAAACCAGATTCAGGTTTATTTTACGAACGACACGCTACAGACGCTGCCTGGGACGAACAACCTCGATCCTTCGCTGTTTCAGTTGATTTTCACGGGCGCCAACGGTGGCACGGCCACAACGGCGGACGACGTCACGTACAATCCCACGTCGGTTGTCTACGACTCGACGTCGAACATGGCGACGCTGACGTTCTCGAAAGCGCTCGACCAGCTCGGCAGCGGGACCGGCACGTTCCGTCTGCGCATCGGCGACGATGCCGTGAATGGCGGCACGTCGACGGTCGATGTCGGGAACAGCTCGAAACTCCCGTCGATCGCCGGGTTCACGACCTTCAGCGGAGCGTTTCCGGTTGGCCAGCTCGATTCGGCCAACACGCTGGTCTCCAATAGTACGCTGCTCACCAACGCCCAGATTGCAGCCCCCGATCCCAACAATCCCGACGATCCCCTGCGCGACCCGCTCCTTTATCCCGGAGGCGTGACCGATCCGGGCCAGCAGAATCAGCCGGCGCCGACTTCGAGCGACACGCCGATGACGGGCCAGATTCCGGCAATCGATACGATCGACGATTCGAATCACTTTTACAGTTCGCCCAACATCGATCCAAGTTCGGGAGTCAGTCCGCAGGCTACCTTCGGACCCGACTCCGCTGCCAGTGGGATCACGACGCTCTATTACAACTTCCGTGCCATCTATGGCACCGATCCGTTGGGCAATCCGCTGATCAATCAGATCACGGCGCAGCAAGAACAGGACGTGCGCGACATCTTCACGCTGTGGGGGCATTACCTCGGCGTGCAATTCGTCGAAACCGCGACGCAGGGTTTGACGATCGCCACGGGCGACACGCGGGCCGTCGCCTCGTACATTCCGGTCACGAGCCTGAACGGCATCGAGGGGCTCAGTCAGATCACCGGCGACGACAACACCGTTACGACCATCCCTGTTGCCATCGTCAGCAATCTCACCGACTGGGGAGCAAGCGAATACGGCGGCGCCTATTTCCAGCAGGCCATGCAGCAGATTGGTCACTACCTGGGCTTGAACCAGTCAAACGACCTGCCCGGCTTGCAAGTCATGGGCAGCTCGGGCGCCGCGACGGATACCAGCGGCAACCCGATCACTAACACGCCGGAGCCGGTGCTGCCGGGCAACTTCGACATCATGGACGGGCAGTACCTGTACCGCCCCGACGGCAGCGATATCAACGTCTACAGCTTCTCGCTCGAGCACTCGGGCACATTCTCCGCTGAGACGATCGCGCAGCGCGCGCCGGTCAGCAGTCTGCTTAACACGGTGCTGACGTTGTACGATAGCTCGGGCAATATGATTGCCCGCAACGACGACTATTTCGGTTCCGACTCGTACATCAATGTCCCCTTGCAGTCTGGGCAGTACTACATCGTCGTCACCAGCACGGGCAACACGGATTTCAATCCGAACGTGCCGTTGAGCGGCAATGGCGGCACGACCCAGGGTTTCTACGACCTGCGCTTGAGCTTCAACCCGATTCCGCCCGACAAGCAGTTGACGGACATCGGCGGTCAGGCGCTGGATGGCGACCTGGATGGGATCGCGGGCGGGGATTTCAACTTCTGGTTCCAGGTCGGCGACTCGTCGAACACAATTTTCGTCGACAAGACCGCGGCAGCCGGCGGCAATGGCAGCCTCACGAGCCCCTTCAATAATCTGGCAACCGCGCTCACGGCCGCCACGAGCCTTTCGGCCGGCGGCACGAAGGAAGTGATCCTCCGCATCGAAGGGAACGGCGGAGCCGACGGCAACGTTTCGACTCTCGGTGACGATGTCGCTTACGAGATCGGTCGCAATTCGCTCGGCAATCCGCTATCCGACGGCACGACCTTCAACGTGCCCAAGGGCGTCACGGTGATGATCGACGCCGGGGCCGTGCTGAAGCTGCAGGGCGCGAATGTGAATGCCGGCACCTTCGCACAGGGTGACAACCGCAGCGGCGGCGCCATTCAAGTCCTGGGAACGCCGCACCAAAGTGTGTACTTCACTTCCGATAACAACGAGTCGATCGGCGTCGACACCAATCCGCTGCACACGACGCCGCTACCGGGTGATTGGGGTGGCCTGGTATTCCAGAACGATTCGGATTACGAGCAGAACGGCGTCTTTTTGAACTACGTGGCGCACGCCGACATTTCTTACGGCGGCGGTCCGGTGAACGTCGTCGGCCAGCAGCAGGTATACACGCCGATCGACCTGGTCACCTCGCGGCCCACGATCCTGGACAACAACATTCACGACAACGGCAATGCAGCGATCAGCGCCGATCCGGACAGCTTCCAATTCAGCCTGGTCGAGGGAAACAGTGCCGCGCAAGGCGGAACCTTCATCGCCGACTACAATCGGGCCGGTCCGCTGGTGCATGGCAACGTGTTGGCGCGCGACAGCATCAACGGCCTGTTCATTCGTATTCGAGTGAATGCTGGCGAACCGATCGACGTCTTGGACGTCACGGCTCAATTGGCCTCGACCGACATCGTGTACGTGCTGTCGCAGAACCTGGAGGTGCAAGGGGAAACCGGCGGGAACGTGGCCCTTGACGCCAATGGCCAGGTTACCGACACCACCCTCGCGGATGCCGATGGTCAAGCGCGCCTCAGCGCCGGCGGCGGCGTCGGCAACCTGGTGGTCGATCCCGGCGTGATCGTCAAGAGTAACAACTCGCGCATTGAAGTCGGCATGGGCGCGCAGCTCATTGCCGAGGGGACTTCGGCCAAGCCGATCATCTTCACCTCGCTATTTGACGACACTTACGGCGCCGGCGGGGTGTTCGCGACGACGGGCAACTTCAGCAGCATCGGCAATGCCGGGGACTGGTCGGGCTTCTTCTTCAATCCGATTTCCACGGGCAGCTTCGATCACGTCGAGATTACGGATGCCGGCGGCATGTCGTCGATCGAGGGCGGCTTCGCCGACTTCAATGCCGTGGAAATCTACCAGGCCACGGTGCGTATCGCCGATAGTGTCATCGAAAACAACGCCGGCGGCGCCGACTCCACGAATCGCAATGGCCGTGGCTCGAATGCGGCCGCGGCAATTTACGTCATCGGTGCTCAGCCGGTGATCGTCAACAACATCATCCGCAACAATAAAGGCGATGCGATCAGCATCAATGCCAACAGTCTCAACGCGGAAAACGTCCCCGATTGGGGGCGCAGCACCGGAACGCTCGGGCGCTTCACGCAGTTTGACGACAATTATGGTCCGCTCGTGCGGTTGAACGTGCTGCAGGGCAACGATATGAACGCCATGGAGGTTCGTGGCGCCACGCTCGATACGCAGTCAATCTGGGACGATACCGACATCACGCACGTTTTGCTAAGCAACATCGACATCCCGAATTTCGAGAGCGTCGGCGGCCTCGAGCTGAAGAGCAGTCCCACGCAGAGCCTGGTCGTCAAGCTCGCCGGACAAACGGCCGGCTTCACCGCCGGCGGACAGCCCCTCGACATTTCCAACCGCATCGGCGGCACGTTGCAGATTCTTGGCACGCCGGGTCATCCCGTCGTCCTCACTTCGCTGGGCGACAACACGGTGGGGGCCGGCGTCGACCTGTCGGGCAATCCGGTGCTCGTCACGGTACCGCCGACTCCGTCGCTCAATATTCAATTCGAATTCGACTCGACGGTGCCGACTGCTGCCCGCGCGGCTTTGCAGCAGGCGGCTGCCGCCTGGGCCGCGGTCATTCACACGCCCGTCACGATCACGATCGACGTCAGCTTCGCTCATGGATTGCCGACGGACGTGCTTGGCGACACGTTGCCCGTGTTCGCATCGCTCGACTACGACCAGGTGCGCTCGGCGATGATCGCCAACGAGCAATCGGACGACCAATTCCTAAGCCTGCTGCCGACGTTCTCGCAGCTTCAAACGACGTTCCCGGACAATACTTATACGCTCAACAGCAGCATGCAAGTGGCCCGGTCCGAGGCGCTAGCCCTGGGCTTCAGTCCGAATGTCCTGCCGACGCAGGTGTCGAAGGTC comes from the Pirellulales bacterium genome and includes:
- a CDS encoding SdrD B-like domain-containing protein, whose protein sequence is NFNSEILNAGLEQTILASATGQQTASDSETLATNQLTFGSASVTIVNAPPVPATLSGRVYVDSNGDGTFDSGDSGLGNVVVALFDSSHNAVGSPQITAADGSYSFTNLAPGTYSVGEVKPTGFFETAVNVGTVNGASSGTSSGLDTINSIVLDSGSTGVDYNFGVQAPVGLSGTAYVDQNNDQTFDTGDTVLAGVSVQLLDSTNTPVGSPKVTDASGNFSFTGLAPGTYSLKETPPAGAFATAANVGSINGSPVGTASDSQTISTIALGSGQAGTGYDFALGQFGTISGTEFIDNDANNSFNTGDSPLPGVTVQLLNAASQVVDSKVTAADGTYAFTNVVPGTYTVHETDPGNGLVPTSSTIGNDSGTQVGVDTISSIVIGNGTVASGYNFGTQSNIPPIVQVRLAATALDGSALPSTIPGGSKFWLYEYVTDLRQPTSDALGVEEAYSTITFDSSKFQVVSPLTFAPNYQFSESPSNGQAPTNLANVGAFAGTTSFPSLNLGNQGSQEQLVFQVELEAVGGGSSDITVGLPTSTPLNPLGIAVFADPPALDSPLLTASQVHFIGLSNLQTTEPTFVSIDSPVTVTNSSTAGATTPLNFTVHLSQPSPVPITVTYTTQDIGSDNAVGGNTASTPGADYVLPDFDGTPANENVGEFTIPANTQDLTVPLVQAIGNSLNQADKSFHVVLTSADNNIVVSQSANSSQAVIQSAVPQPTITVQPTSGSEGDVATFSVTVSAGSGQTITVHYETTASSPQSAIPGTDFQVTSGDLTFLPSNTGSTQTVQIALPFDPSEVPPTTFQFVLSAATNATLSGGQSQLAVLGTILPPATGSLSGFVYHDINGNGLRDAGETGYAGVTVALTGTTIFGQQVSLTTTTAADGSYVFSHLVAGHYVIKETQPLIFLEGLDHIGTQGGDASVQDQFTIDLGNGVAGTNNNFGEGDVNPNMFWWPYF
- a CDS encoding BBP7 family outer membrane beta-barrel protein, which encodes MIRVAVLIAAIAQFAVVAWGQSPRAPTPTKGVVDSYYLKRQQAKAAAVENTPAAAISQVSAPSLGPSFGFGADESAASELIDPQVAVLPQSANNRINALMASTQGNVPAPQMMHYASTNNDYSAGEEVPSAPQAGGDEEYVDGDCDGYGSPQQMSSFMAAVRSVPTTNVLWNEIYSCRSMWADFDYLGFWVKGNHVPPLVTTSPLGTPQNQAGVLGQPGTSILFGDQRLNTDMRSGGRVTLGAWLVGDVLAVEGNYYALGTETTNYNATSIFSNGSTSDPILARPYFNPAPPTLTPPPPHLPAQPPAQSALLVAYPNFVGPGGGTLNLDGSIHITSSSSIQSANVLLKRLIGVNLLHDHRMFLVGGYRWFRTEEGIQIQDNINTVGGGLPAGAGFQNLDSFGVKNNFNGGDIGLFSDIRKGRWVLETTGKIALGNMNEIVNIDGFTRVRTGTTSTDYAGGLLTQPSNMGVYRRNQFSMIPELNLKLGYQITPGWRATVGYNFTYITRLVRPGNEIDFVVNPPYTPGAPQVVARPMFLNNPTDMWLQGFTTGFEYRW